The Brettanomyces bruxellensis chromosome 8, complete sequence genome segment GCAGTCTCATTGCTTACTGGATGCTGCATAGGTGCGTTACTAACTCATCAGTGCACAAGACCAGTATCTGtcaagcaagaaaagaaggacaAACGGATATCGAAAGATAATGCTGCAACCAAAAATACTGAAGAGAAAAGCAGTACCGTAAgcgaggatgaagatgaagatgagtcGGATGAAGAGCTCTTGGAAGTTGATTCATCCTCACTTAACAGAGTTCCAGGTGAAGTTAGAATGGCCTTAGTTGTGCGAACAGATCTTGGAATGCAGAAGGGTAAAATAGCAGCACAATGTGGACATGCTGCAGTCACGTGCTACAAGCTGATGAGTGATGCAGACTCTAATGCAAGAAATCCAACAATGCTACGCAGATGGTATGCTGGTGGCCAGGCTAAAATTGCACTTAAATGTCCGCATGAGGAAGATAtggatcttctttttgccaAGGCATTGAGTCTAAACATCAATGCTTACGTAGTCCATGATGCAGGTCGTACGCAGATTCCATCAGGCAGTGCAACTGTGTTGGGATTGGGTCCGGCTCCTAAATCTGTACTTGACAAAGTCACGGGTGTGTTGAAGTTGCTATAGGCTGGGGTTGAGAAAAGTAGAGTTACGTGAAATTAGAATTTAGAATAACCTGTGGAAAACCAGAATTACGGAAGCAGCTGTTACAGAGAAATTACGAGATGTAGTAAACAAAACCTTGAATATATTGTGCTATATACAGAAGTAAACGAAGTCTATAAAGTGCTTAGTAAAGTATGGGTAAGGTAGAAGGAGTGAGCAAAGATCCTTCTTATCATTTGTAGATCATCTATCTTAACTTCAGCTGTCCTCCAATAGAGTCAACCTCAATAATTCTTGTGCAGATCAACCGGTCTCCCACCATTAAGTTGCGtgaaatgcttttttccgCAAGATCAATCTCAACCATTAAATCCAGGTCAATGCAGTAAGCCTTGGCATTCATCGTCCTCCTAATGCCACAAATAAGAGTTGTATAAGGTGGATCAACAACTACACAGCGGAAGAGTCTCATTCGTCCAAACTGAGTCTCGATCGACCTTTTTAGTCCGCTAAGCGTGATATACCGTCTTAATCTGCGCTTCAAATCGAGAAATGCATCACAGTTGCTCTGAATTTTTGGCTGGAGAGTCCTCATATCGAGCATCTTGTCGTGTGTCAAGTATTTCAAGACTTGTATCCTGTTAACGTAGCTTTCCAAGTAGTCAGAGGCGGTAAAACTGGCATAGTGCGATAATCCCAAAGGAGCCATCTCCCCATTGGGACAGATGCTGATTTTCATCGGTTTCAAATATCTCAAGCCACTCACAAAGCTGCTAAGATCAAGTGATCCACCCTGCCTAAACGAATCGTATGAATTGGCATACCACTTGAAGATTCGGAATTTCCTGGATTTTCTGGAATCGGCCGACGCAATGCAATCcacgtcgatcgacctTGAGATAACTGGAATCCCTCTTTTCCCACAGTAAAGGGAGAGAAATTCATCTAGCATAAATCTAACTTCGGAAGCCATGTGGTAAGAAAGTCCACTTTGTGAAGATGTTTGAGACGAGAATCCATTATTTTCGCTATCCGGATCCAATCTCAGCAATCCATGTTGAAGTCTGGCATGTTCTTTCTGCTTGAGAAGATTGTCCAACTTGTCTCTAGTTGCCAGTCTCATAATTTTTCGTTTATCAGACTCTTTCGAAATGTCTATCCTCTCCAACATTTGTGTGTGCCTAAAAGAATCCAAAGAAACCTCAATTTCCGGATCGATCAACGACTCCGACTTTAAATAATCAAAGACGAACGAGATCTTGAAGCTGAGAATCGGCTTCGGCAGCGTatttctgtattttttatcctttggGATCTGATCGTATAATCCAATGAGATCACCTTGCAATTCGTCGTCCGAGAGCCTTGGAAAACTCACTGGATTGCTTATCATCCATGATTTAACATTATTTCTCGGTACAGGTATGAAGAAACTGAATTTGTACTGAGTCATGCTAATTTTTCTGACGGCCAGCGCCAAATTCCAGTCAATACGATAAATTACAGTCGGAAACTCTATTCCGGCCACATTAGTCACGAAGTTTGAACACGAAGCGTTATCTGGCTTTAATTCTCCCCTCTTTAACATCCCTTCCACCTCTCTAACTGAAGCTTTGACCTGATCACTCAACGGAACATTGATCTTTAACTCTTTATCTTTGCTCTTGTCGTATATCGCAACGCGATCAACCTGGGCATATGGCATTAGTTGCGATAAGGATGAGCATCTCATATTGGAGACAAGTGACTGCTTGAGTACTCCATATATACCACTTGACAAAACAGGATTTGTATTTGGATTGTAAATTCCAAATTCAATCAAAAGTCGGTATAACTGAGCTGGTGTGATACTGACAGGACCAGAAGCAGATGCATGATCATCTAAAAAAGCGAGTTTGCGTAAAAATCTCTCGTGTGGATACTCAATAGTATATTTCATGAATCGaatgaagttgaaaaaacGAAGATCTTCTGCAAGCAGCACAAATATTCGGTATTTTAGACGCTTATGAAGAATCAGCTTATAattcttttcaagttcCTGCACGCTTGTTTGATCTATTTGATTTAGTACTGGTACCAAGTTTATGGGATTAACAAAATAATGCGAATCTATCTGTTCGATCGGGTTTAAGAAGGCTTTTAGATCATTTTCAATGGCCGAATTATGCAAATTAACACGAAAATGCACCGGATCTTCACACATCATACGATGAACAGTATACAATAGAGCTGATAACCCCATCACATTAGTGTGTGGCGTAATGATATACTTCAAGGTGTCATCTTTAAGCAGGTATGAACCGAATCTATGTATAGATACAGAACACTGTTTTTGCGTCTGGCCAAACTTGATAAATGCAGCTTCATCCAACTTCCTCGAAAAAATCACACTCTTTAATTTCTCCTGAAACT includes the following:
- the PTH2 gene encoding Gluconate transport-inducing protein (SECRETED:SignalP(1-21)); amino-acid sequence: MSTNQIVGVAAVSLLTGCCIGALLTHQCTRPVSVKQEKKDKRISKDNAATKNTEEKSSTVSEDEDEDESDEELLEVDSSSLNRVPGEVRMALVVRTDLGMQKGKIAAQCGHAAVTCYKLMSDADSNARNPTMLRRWYAGGQAKIALKCPHEEDMDLLFAKALSLNINAYVVHDAGRTQIPSGSATVLGLGPAPKSVLDKVTGVLKLL